The DNA region AGGATCCGCGACTTATCCCGGTTCCAGTCGCGATTGCGCTGGGTTTCGCGCTTGTCGTAGTTCTTCTTGCCCTTGCCCAGGCCGATTAGCACCTTGGCACGGCCTTGATCGTTGAAATAGATCTTGAGCGGCACAATGGTATTGCCTGCCCTGGAAACCTCCGAATCCAGGCGCGACAGCTGCTTTTTGGAAACGAGCAGTTTCCGCGGACGGCGCTCGGAGTGATTGAACCGGTTCGCCTGCAGGTATTCGGGGATGTGCGCGTTGATGAGCCAGAGCTCGCCCTGTTCGGGCGAGGCATAGGATTCGGCAATCTGCGCCTTCCCCAGCCTGAGCGATTTCACTTCCGTTCCCGTCAACACGAGACCGGCCTCTAGGGTATCCTCGATCTCGTAATCAAACCGCGCGCGCCGGTTCTCAGCCACCAGGCCGTGGCTGATCACACCATTTTTTTTCTTGTCGTTCTTTTGCTGGACCATACGCTCTAGATAAGGCCTGCATGGCGCAATGCAAAGTCGATAGCGTCTTCCGTAGCCTTGGTAATCGGCACCAGTGGCAAACGCAGTTCATTGGCGCAGAGATTAAGCCGGTTGGCTGCGTACTTTACAGCGGTGGGATTGGGCTCAAGGAAGAGGTTGCGATGCAGGTGCACCAACTTGTCCTGGATAGCCAGTGCCCCCCTAAAGTCACCTGCCAGCGAGAGCTCCTGCAGTTGCGAGCAAAGGCGCGGCGCGACGTTGGCTGTCACGGAGATGCAGCCGGAGCCGCCATGGGCATTGAAGCCTAGGGCAGTCATGTCCTCGCCCGACAGCAGGATGAAGTCCTTACCTAGCTTGTCGCGTTGCAGGCTCGCCCGGCTCATGTCGGCCGTGGCATCCTTGACGCCGATGATGTTGTCGTGAGCATCCCGCAGACGCGCAATGGTATCGACCGTGAGATCGACCACGGTCCGGCCGGGTACACTGTAGAGAATAACAGGAATACCGACGGCGGAGGCCACAGCCGAGAAGTGCTGGAAGAGTCCTTCCTGGTTAGGCCGATTGTAGTAGGGCACGACCGAAAGCACCGCGTCAGCACCGGTCTCCTCGGCGAACTTGGCCAAGGATACGGCCTCGGCGGTGGAATTGGACCCCGCGCCAGCCAGGACCGGAACGCGCTTGTTGGCCACCTCGACGCAGATTTCGACGACCCGCCGGTGCTCTTCGTGGCTAACGGTGGGGCTCTCCCCAGTCGTGCCCACGGGCACCAAGCCGTGACTGCCTTCGGCAATCTGCCAATCGACAAAGCTCGAGAAGGCTTTCTCGTCCACCACTCCGTTCCGGAAGGGGGTGAGAAGCGCCGTGATCGATCCTCGCAGCATCTGTCGAACTATCCTTGTTTGGTCTGCCACAGTTCAGCCGTGGCGGTATGAGATGGGGGCGCACCATAGTTTTTCTTGGTGAGCACCACAACGCTTTGTTGCGGGTGGTGTTCCGGCAAACGGCAGGACGCAACGGCGGAAACCCAGCATTTACCACGAAGTGGTAAAACTGGCTTACCCGCAAGGATCGGGCGCCTTGCTGGACATGGGTGCGCGTACCAGTAGGACAGCAGATGAGAAAAGCCCTTTTGACCGGCATAATGACCCTGACTTTGGGAGCGGGTGGCTTTGCTGTCTACCCTCTGGTGTCTGCAACAGAACCGGTCGACACGGTGGTGACGGGTTCGGTTCGCTCGACGGCACCGATCGCCAGGAAGAGTGAAAAGGGATCAGCTGCTTTCCGAGCGGCTCTAGGCGAACTGGCCGATGGCAACGCTGTCGAGGCGTTCAAAGCCGCTGCGGCACTGCCCAATGCGGTGGAGCGGCGAACGATCCAGTGGGCGGCAATCTACTTCAACGCTGGCAAGATCGATTACCATGCAGCGGCAGCTCTGGCGGAAGAGGCGCCAGAATTTGCGGCTTCCTCCACATTCCAGACGCGGCTGGAGCAGTCGTTGACCCGCGCCAAGCTGACCGACGCGGAACTGCTGGAGCTCTACCCGGCAGCTGCGCCCAGTACGATGACAGCGCAGATCGACCTGGCGCAGGCGCTTCTGCGCGCCGGAGAGACCAAACGCGCAACCGAGCTGGCGCAGAGCCTTTGGACCGAGAACTTCCTGACCCGCGAGCAAGAAGCAGAGGTGCTAGCAACTCTGGGCTCGCTGCTCGATAAGGACGACCACTGGGCGCGAGCCATGCGCCTGATGATGCATGATCGCGCCAAGGGAAGCGAGCGGCTGCTGGGCTTTTTCGATGAGGCGCAGAAATCGCTGGTGGTGGCTCGGGCAGCAGTGTCGCGCAATGACGCCGATGCAAAGGCGCGCCTTGATGCGGTGCACCCCAGCATGCAGACCAATCCCGTCTTCATATTCTCCCGGGCCCAGCGCGCCCGGCAGTTCGAGCTTTGGGAGAGCGCGGTCGAATGGCTCAACAAGGCGCCCGCCGAGGTTCCTGAAGCGGGTGAATGGTGGGACGAGCGGGAGGTTTTGGCGCGTCAGCTGCTGGCCTTGGGAGACACCCAACTTGCCTTCGAGGCCGCTGCCGGGCAGACCAACGGGCCGGCAGGGCCATTGGTCCAGGCGAAGTTCTATGCCGGCTGGATCGCCCTGACCTTCCTCGACGATGGGCAAGCGGCACGGGAACAGTTCGCGGCAATGACCGCGCACGCGACGCTGCCTGACTCCATTAGCCAGGCCAATTATTGGCTGGCCCGTGCTGAACTGCGGCTGGGCAATGAGGCGGCGGCGCACGCAGCACTCAAGCGCGCGGCAGAGCACCGAACAGTGTTTTACGGCCAGCTAGCGCGTGCCGAGCTTGGTGAACCGCTCGAAGTGCGCAATTTGCCCAATGCGCGGGATATCACGACGCTTTTCGAACAGAAGCCGCTCGTGCGCGCGGTTCGACTGCTTGCGGCCAATGGCGAGTGGCGCATGGCGGTGCCCCTGTTGCGGCAACTCGGCTTTGGCGCCGACCAGCCTGGCGAATTGTTGTTGGCGGCTGAACTCGCGCGGGAAATTGGCGCCTATCAGCTCTCGATCGCTATCGCCGCACAGGCCGACCAGAAGGGCCATGCGCTCGACCTGCTGAGCTTCCCCGAAGGCGAATGGGCGGACGAGGTGAAGCTGGCAGCTGACGAGGCGGCGGTGCATGCCGTAGTGCGGCAGGAGTCCATGTTCCAGGTGGATGCGGTTTCCCATGCAGGGGCGCGCGGCCTGATGCAGTTGATGCCGGGCACTGCCAAAGACGTGGCGCGTGACCTGGGGCTGGATTACTCGCCGTCTCGCCTGGTGAGCGATCCCGCTTACAATACCCTGCTTGGCTCCACCTATCTTGCCACGCAGCTGGAGCGCTATGACGGCTCGTTGCTGCTTGCCGCAGCGGCATACAACGCCGGGCCGGGTAACGCCAACAAGTGGATCAAGGCATATGGCGATCCCCGCACGGCTCGTGTCGATCCGGTGGTTTGGGTGGAACTGATCCCGTTTTCGGAAACACGAACTTATGTGAAGCGCGTGCTCGGCAACTATTTGGTTTATCGGGAGCGGCTTGGGGCTGAACCGATCACCCAGCAGCAGGCCTTGCGCAGCATTCGCTAGATACACTGCCTTGCGGCCATGCGATGGGTGCCGCTAGAAAGCGACATCCGGGAGTAGTCCATGCCGCGCGCCAGAACCGTACCCGCCGATCACCCCGCCTTTGCTGCGCTGCCCGTGAGCCATATTGCTCTTGGCTCCGGGCTGCGGGTCGCGGTGCATGTTGCCGGGCAGTTCTCGAGCCAGGTCCTGCCGGTTGTTTGTCTACCCGGCTATCAGCGCAACATGAGCGACTTTGCCGAGTTTACATCGGCGCTGCGCCGCACCAGTGGGGGAGATCGCCCGGTGGTGCTGATCGATCTTCCCGGTCGCGGGCGTTCCGATGATCGTCCTCGTGGCGACTATAGTTCGTTGGCCGATGCGCGTGACGTGGCCAGCGTGCTGGCGGCGCTCGGGATTGAGCAGGTGGTGATCTTGGGGCAAGGCCATGGTGGTCAGGTCGCAATGGCGCTGGCGGCGGACCATCCGCTGCTTATCGCCGGTACGGTTCTTCTGGATTCGGGTCCAGTTACAGATTCTCGCGGCATCGTGCGGCTGCGCAACAATCTTTCGCATGTGGAGGGTCTGCGCGGCCCCAAGCTCGTACAAGGCGATTTTCGGCGGGTGCTGGCCGGCGACTATCCCGGCTTGCCGGTTGAGCGGCTCGACGCGTTGATGGGGCGAACACACTATCTCGACAAGCGCGGCCGGGCGCGACCGCTCTACGACAAGCGGCTCATGGCGGCGCTTGCCAGCATAAATTTTGACGATGTGCTCGCGGCGCAGTGGCCCTTCTACGATGCGCTGACCTGTGCCCCCCTGCTGCTGATGCGGACGCAATTGACCGACCAGCTGCGGCGAGAAACCTACGACGAAATGGTGCGCCGCCGCCCAGATGCGGCTGCGACAACGATCCCCGGACAAGGGTCCCCTGCCCTGTTTGATCAGCGAGAGCACATCGAGGCCGTCGCACATTTCATTGCCGGGCTGCCGCCCCTGCGGCGTGCTGCCTAGCGGCTCACGCCTCCTCGTCGGGAATGGTCACCACGATGCGCCGGTTGAGCCGCTTCCCTGCTTCGGTCTCATTGTCGGCCACGGGCTGCGTTTCGCCGTTACCGACGGCATAGAGGCGCTGCGGTTCGATGCCGCGGGCAACAAGGCCGGCAACAACAGCTTCGGCGCGAGCAACCGAGAGGGCAAGGTTCTTGCGGTCATCGCCGGCGGCATCGGTATGACCTTCAATGTAGACCGCGGAGGCGGTGCAGTTCTTCAGGTCGGCCGCCAATTCGTCCAACGCCAGTTCAGAACTTGGGGTAACGGCTGCGGAGCCAGACCGGAAGAGAATGGCGTTGCGGGAGGAGAATTCTTCTAGCGCCGATCGGCACTCTCCAGAATTGGAGAGTGGAATTTCGGAAGCTGCGGTGACTTGCACAAGTTCCGCAGCAACGCTTTCGGCGGCAGGGAGGAGGCCACTCTCGACGGCTGCAGCAGCTTCTTTCGGCAGAGAGATCTCGGCACGCACCAGAACCACACCTGGTGGGACGCCGGCGTCCAGCAGCTCCTGCAATGCCTGGTGGTCGGCGGGCGAGCGCGCCATGCCGGTGATAGAAATGACGTTCTCGCGGAGGGCAAAACGACCTTCGCTTAGATAATCAAGAACACCAAGACCGAAGGTGGTTGCGCTTTGATAGACAGCCGGTTCACCGCTGCCGAGTTGCAGCCAGTGGATATCGGCACCCTCTCGTTCGGCGAACGCCCGGCGGATTGCCTCGCTCGGTGCATAGCCATCGAACACAATGACGCCAGCGGGTTGGCGAGTTGCGCTCATCCAATAATCTTCTACCCGCAGCGCTTCGAAGGTGACAAAGGAACTGCTGTGGGTGAGTTCTGCTGGAGGCGTGGTGTCGGTTGCTTGCCCGAAAGCGGGGGACTGCATCAGCAGTGCCAAGTTGATCCCCCCCATGACTGTCGCGATGGTCAATCCGCGTTTTGATCCTGCCGACGGCTTCATGCTTGCTCCAGCGTCGATGACTGCCGATCGAATCTAGATGAAAAAAGGGTGATTCACGACCGGGTGTGAGCAGCCATGGAGTCGCAGCAACGCCGCTCTCAACCGCTAGCGATCATCCGAGGGCGATGCAAAAAACGAGTGGAGCGAAGGAGGAAGGGTGCTGCCGAGCAGCACTCGGACGGGTTGGCAAGCTTGAGTGATAGCAGGCGGGAGTTACAAACGGAAAAGGCCCGGCAGTGCCGGGCCTCCTGCATATCGATACAGGCCGTGCTTAGTTCGTAAGCGAGTCGGCGCCGCTATCGTCGGCATCAACGGTGCCATCAATCGCGCCATCGCCGATGCCGGTGAATTCGCCGTCCTCGCATTCATCAACGGGGATCTGGCCGTCATCGAGGTCGCCGCCGTCCATATCGTCATCACCCTCGTCCACCAGGGACTCGCCCGTGGGAGTGGCAACCCCGCTCTCGGTCTCGACGCCTTCGGTGTTGATGGGGCAACCCTCGACGACGGGTTCGAGGAGAGTGGTGGCATCCTGAGCAAGAGCTACGCTCGACATCCCGAGCGAGAGAGCGGCAGCAGTTGCAAGTGCAAAAATAGAAGACTTCATGGTTTTGATCTCCACGCTGTTTGAGCCAGTAGCGGCTTGATCAGGAAACGTTACGCTCCGGATTTCGATCCCATAAAATTTCCTGGAACCGAAGCACGTCTCCGGGGTTACGCGCAGTCGGCGCATTGGTCAGCGGTCCTCATTCTGTCCCGGGCTGGCACTGCTGGACAGATTTGTTAGCGGAGAGCTTACCGCAAGCACCCTGAGCGCGACATCATCAACTTCTAAGTCCTCTGCAGCCCAGCTGTGCCTAAGAAATAGCGCTCAAAGAAAAGGCCCAGCGTGAGCTGGGCCTTCCATAAGTGGTCGTGATCCGAGGATTACTCGAACGACTTGGCAGCCTTGAAGG from Devosia sp. RR2S18 includes:
- the dapA gene encoding 4-hydroxy-tetrahydrodipicolinate synthase — its product is MLRGSITALLTPFRNGVVDEKAFSSFVDWQIAEGSHGLVPVGTTGESPTVSHEEHRRVVEICVEVANKRVPVLAGAGSNSTAEAVSLAKFAEETGADAVLSVVPYYNRPNQEGLFQHFSAVASAVGIPVILYSVPGRTVVDLTVDTIARLRDAHDNIIGVKDATADMSRASLQRDKLGKDFILLSGEDMTALGFNAHGGSGCISVTANVAPRLCSQLQELSLAGDFRGALAIQDKLVHLHRNLFLEPNPTAVKYAANRLNLCANELRLPLVPITKATEDAIDFALRHAGLI
- a CDS encoding alpha/beta hydrolase, which encodes MPRARTVPADHPAFAALPVSHIALGSGLRVAVHVAGQFSSQVLPVVCLPGYQRNMSDFAEFTSALRRTSGGDRPVVLIDLPGRGRSDDRPRGDYSSLADARDVASVLAALGIEQVVILGQGHGGQVAMALAADHPLLIAGTVLLDSGPVTDSRGIVRLRNNLSHVEGLRGPKLVQGDFRRVLAGDYPGLPVERLDALMGRTHYLDKRGRARPLYDKRLMAALASINFDDVLAAQWPFYDALTCAPLLLMRTQLTDQLRRETYDEMVRRRPDAAATTIPGQGSPALFDQREHIEAVAHFIAGLPPLRRAA
- a CDS encoding lytic transglycosylase domain-containing protein, whose translation is MRKALLTGIMTLTLGAGGFAVYPLVSATEPVDTVVTGSVRSTAPIARKSEKGSAAFRAALGELADGNAVEAFKAAAALPNAVERRTIQWAAIYFNAGKIDYHAAAALAEEAPEFAASSTFQTRLEQSLTRAKLTDAELLELYPAAAPSTMTAQIDLAQALLRAGETKRATELAQSLWTENFLTREQEAEVLATLGSLLDKDDHWARAMRLMMHDRAKGSERLLGFFDEAQKSLVVARAAVSRNDADAKARLDAVHPSMQTNPVFIFSRAQRARQFELWESAVEWLNKAPAEVPEAGEWWDEREVLARQLLALGDTQLAFEAAAGQTNGPAGPLVQAKFYAGWIALTFLDDGQAAREQFAAMTAHATLPDSISQANYWLARAELRLGNEAAAHAALKRAAEHRTVFYGQLARAELGEPLEVRNLPNARDITTLFEQKPLVRAVRLLAANGEWRMAVPLLRQLGFGADQPGELLLAAELAREIGAYQLSIAIAAQADQKGHALDLLSFPEGEWADEVKLAADEAAVHAVVRQESMFQVDAVSHAGARGLMQLMPGTAKDVARDLGLDYSPSRLVSDPAYNTLLGSTYLATQLERYDGSLLLAAAAYNAGPGNANKWIKAYGDPRTARVDPVVWVELIPFSETRTYVKRVLGNYLVYRERLGAEPITQQQALRSIR
- the smpB gene encoding SsrA-binding protein SmpB, whose translation is MVQQKNDKKKNGVISHGLVAENRRARFDYEIEDTLEAGLVLTGTEVKSLRLGKAQIAESYASPEQGELWLINAHIPEYLQANRFNHSERRPRKLLVSKKQLSRLDSEVSRAGNTIVPLKIYFNDQGRAKVLIGLGKGKKNYDKRETQRNRDWNRDKSRILKEGGRG
- a CDS encoding OmpA family protein: MKPSAGSKRGLTIATVMGGINLALLMQSPAFGQATDTTPPAELTHSSSFVTFEALRVEDYWMSATRQPAGVIVFDGYAPSEAIRRAFAEREGADIHWLQLGSGEPAVYQSATTFGLGVLDYLSEGRFALRENVISITGMARSPADHQALQELLDAGVPPGVVLVRAEISLPKEAAAAVESGLLPAAESVAAELVQVTAASEIPLSNSGECRSALEEFSSRNAILFRSGSAAVTPSSELALDELAADLKNCTASAVYIEGHTDAAGDDRKNLALSVARAEAVVAGLVARGIEPQRLYAVGNGETQPVADNETEAGKRLNRRIVVTIPDEEA